One genomic segment of Myxocyprinus asiaticus isolate MX2 ecotype Aquarium Trade chromosome 14, UBuf_Myxa_2, whole genome shotgun sequence includes these proteins:
- the LOC127451209 gene encoding heme-binding protein 1-like, whose protein sequence is MFGMIKNWLFGATEETEYKLLSTETKDGVSYEVRRYDAAKHVSVSLEGRSFNQVSGELMRKLLMYMSGSNEQGEVMNTPIPVIFTVFPRDDGTLNRRLVAALRIPMGFQISAPTPSDSTIKIEERPGITVYALQFSGFAGESEFRAEASRLTCTLGDSAPFQRKQYLCCTYDPLIKPYGRRNEVWFLQEEP, encoded by the exons ATGTTTGGAATGATTAAAAACTGGTTGTTTGGAGCCACTGAAGAAACTGAGTATAAATTACTGAGCACTGAGACCAAg GATGGTGTCAGTTATGAGGTGCGTCGCTATGACGCCGCTAAGCATGTGTCGGTCAGTCTGGAGGGGCGGAGCTTCAATCAGGTATCAGGTGAACTGATGCGGAAGCTTCTCATGTACATGAGTGGCAGTAATGAACAAG GTGAGGTGATGAACACACCGATCCCCGTCATCTTTACTGTGTTTCCGCGTGATGACGGGACGTTAAACCGCCGTCTGGTTGCAGCACTTCGAATCCCGATGGGTTTCCAGATCAGTGCCCCCACTCCCTCCGACAGCACTATTAAGATCGAAGAACGTCCCGGAATCACAGTATATGCAct GCAGTTCAGTGGTTTTGCAGGTGAGAGTGAGTTCCGCGCGGAAGCGTCCCGCCTCACCTGTACACTGGGAGACTCCGCCCCCTTCCAGCGCAAACAATATCTCTGCTGCACCTACGATCCATTAATCAAACCTTACGGACGCCGCAATGAAGTGTGGTTTCTGCAGGAGGAGCcctga